The genomic segment CAGTAAGCAGTCGGTTTGGCCTGGTGCGCGCAGGTAGGCGCGCTGGGCAATGGTCAGGCTGGCTTTGCCGCCGCTTTGCAGCTCGGCGGTGACGGCCAGGGTGTCATCAAGGCGGGCGGGCGAATGGTACTTGACCTCGGTTTCGCTGACGACGAACATGCCACCCGAGGCGTCGCGCAACACGTGTTGGCCAAAGCCCAGGGCGCGCAGCCATTCGGTGCGGGCACGTTCAAAAAATTT from the Limnohabitans sp. 2KL-27 genome contains:
- a CDS encoding YbgC/FadM family acyl-CoA thioesterase, which encodes MSDKRVFEHPIRIYWEDTDAGGIVFYANYLKFFERARTEWLRALGFGQHVLRDASGGMFVVSETEVKYHSPARLDDTLAVTAELQSGGKASLTIAQRAYLRAPGQTDCLLAEGTIRLGWVDSTTLKPGRIPATVLEALK